DNA from Variovorax sp. PBL-H6:
ACAAGATCTACGACAAGGAAGGCTATGGCACGCCGGCTTACCAGAAGGCGCAGCACGCGCTTTCGGAAGAGCTGATGACCATCCGCTTCACGGCCCGCACCATCGAGAAGCTGTGCGACCTGGTGCGCACCCAGGTGGACGACGTGCGCAAGAAAGAGCGCGAACTGCGCCGCATCATCGTGGACAAGTGCGGCTTCCCGCAGGACGAGTTCATCCGCGACTTCAGCGGCTACGACAAGAACGGCAACCGCGTGCCTTCCAACCTGCTCAACCTCAAGTGGGTGGAGAAGCAGGCCGCGTCCGCCAAGCCCTGGAGCGCCGTGCTGGCCCGCAACATCCCGCCGGTGCAGGAACTGCAGCAGAAGCTGACGGACATCCAGTCGCGCGTGGTGGTGCCGCTGGCCGAGCTCAAGGACATCAACAAGCGCATGAACGAGGGCGAGTCGTCCTCGCGCGATGCCAAGAAGGAAATGATCGAGGCCAACCTGCGCCTCGTGATCTCCATCGCCAAGAAGTACACCAACCGCGGCCTGCAGTTCCTCGACCTGATTCAGGAAGGCAACATCGGCCTGATGAAGGCGGTCGACAAGTTCGAATACCGCCGCGGCTACAAGTTCTCGACCTATGCGACGTGGTGGATCCGCCAGGCGATCACGCGCTCGATCGCCGACCAGGCGCGCACCATCCGCATCCCGGTGCACATGATCGAGACCATCAACAAGATGAACCGCATCAGCCGCCAGCACCTGCAGGAGTTCGGCTTCGAGCCCGACGCCGGCATCCTGGCCGCCAAGATGGAGATCCCGGAAGACAAGATCCGCAAGATCATGAAGATCGCCAAGGAGCCGATCTCGATGGAGACCCCCATCGGCGACGACGACGATTCGCACCTGGGCGACTTCATCGAGGACAGCAGCAACACCGCGCCGATCGAGGCCGCGATGCAGGCAGGCCTGCGCGATGTGGTCAAGGACATCCTCGACAGCCTGACGCCGCGCGAGGCCAAGGTGCTGCGCATGCGCTTCGGCATCGAGATGTCCACCGACCACACGCTGGAAGAAGTGGGCAAGCAGTTCGATGTGACGCGCGAGCGTATCCGCCAGATCGAGGCAAAGGCGTTGCGCAAGCTCAAGCATCCGAGCCGTTCCGACAAGCTGCGCAGCTTTATTGATACGCTCTGATCCCCTAGCGGATCCTCGAGCCCGAACGCCCGCTTTGCCTTCACCGGCGGCGGGCGTTCTCTTTGGCCGCGACACGAAGACAAGACGAAGAAACGGAGACTGGCCGCATGAATCCCGACGCCAACAAACTCTGGCACGCGCCACGCTGGGCGCTGGCCGTTCTGCTGGCCGTCCTGGGCATGCTCGGCCCCTTCTCGATCGACACCTACATCCCGGCCTTCGCAGGCATCGCCCAGACCATCGGAGCGACGCCTGCCGAGATGCAGCAGACGCTCTCGGCCTACCTGTTCGGCTTCGCCTTCATGAACCTGTTCCACGGCGCGCTATCCGACAGCTTCGGCCGGCGCCCGGTGGTCCTGTGGGGCCTGGCGGTGTTCACCGTCGCCTCCCTGGGTTGCGCGCTCTCGCAGACCATCGGCCAACTGGTCCTCTTCCGTGCGCTGCAGGGCCTGTCGACGGGTGCCGGCATCGTGGTCTCGCGTGCGGTGATCCGCGACATGTTTCCGCCCGCCGAGGCGCAGCGGGTGATGAGCCAGGTCACGATTTACTTCGGCGTCGCGCCTGCAATTGCGCCCATCATTGGCGGCTTCCTGTTCGTGCACCTCGGCTGGCACAGCGTCTTCTGGTTTCTGGTCGCGGTGGGCGTGGTGCTGTTCGCCGCCAACTGGAAACTGCTGCCCGAAACCCTGCACCACAGCCAGCGACAACCCTTCGAAGTGCGGCACCTGATGCGCGGCTACTGGGACCTGTGCTCCGACCCGCGCTTCCTGCTCCTGGCCCTGGCCAGCGGCGTGCCCTTCAACGGCATGTTCCTCTACGTACTGGCCGCGCCCGCCTTCCTCGGCGACCACCTGGCGCTGGCGCCCACGCAGTTCTTCTGGTTCTTCCTGCTGACCATCGGTGGCATCATGTCCGGTGCCTGGGCGAGCGGGCGCATGGCGGGCAAGGTGGCCCCCAAGCGGCAGATCCGTGACGGCTTCCTGATCATGCTGCTGACTTCGATCGTCAACGTGATCGCCAATGCCCTCTTCACCCCGCACGCGGCTTGGGCGCTGTGGCCACTTGCGGTGTTCGCCTTCGGCTGGGCGCTGATGGTGCCGGTGGTCACGCTGCTGGTGCTTGACCTGCATCCGGAGCGCCGCGGCATGGCCTCCTCGCTGCAGGCCGTGATCGGCTCGACCGCCAATGGCCTCGTGGCAGGCGTGATCGCGCCGCTGGTCATGCATTCGACGCTCGCACTGGCGCTGACCTCTATCGGGATGATGGGCATCGGCCTGGTGGCCTGGGGCTGGCTGCATGGCCGCTGGCCCGAGATCGGTCGCAGGGTCGCCGGCGAGGCCGCCTGAGCATGGAGCGCGAGGCGCTGCGGACCTTCGCCCGCTCCTGGCTGCCGGCCCGTACCAATGTCAATACGCGCGAACGCCTGCGCGCCGTTGCCGGTGCCGGGTTGGGCCTGCTGCTGACGGTGCTGATCCTGCAGCTGGCCGAACTGGGCAGCGGTGGCCAGTGGCTGATCGCGCCACTGGGCGCCAGCGCGGTCCTGGTGTTCGCACTGCCCGCCAGCCCGCTCGCCCAGCCGTGGCCGGTGGTTGCGGGCAACATGTTCTCGGCGCTGGTCGGCGTCGCCTGCGCGCGCTGGATGCCCGATGCCGCGTGGGTCGGCCCGGCTGCGACCGCGCTGGCCATCGCGCTGATGTTCGCGCTGCGCTGCCTGCATCCGCCCGGCGGGGCGGTGGCGCTGCTGGTGGCGCTGAACCACACCACGCATTTCACCTTTGCGCTCCACCCGGTGCTCATCGATTCGGTGCTGCTGGTGCTGGCCGGCGTGTTCTACAACAGCCTGACCGGACGGCGCTACCCGCACGTCCAGCTGGCGCCGCGCATGCCGCAGGCTGACGCACGCTTCAGCTCGGCCGACGTCGACGCGGTGCTGGCGCGCTACAACCAGGTGCTGGACATCAGCCGCGACGATCTCGAGTCGCTGATCCGCGAGACCGAGCTGGAGTCCTACCGCCGTCGCCTGGGCACTGTGCGTTGCGCCGACATCATGTCGCACAGCCCCGTGGTCGCCGAGTTCGGCACGCCCTTGCAGGAAGCCTGGGCCCTGATGCAGGCACGCCGCATCAAGGCGCTGCCGGTGATCGACCGCACCCGCAGGGTGGTGGGTATCGTGACGCAGGCGGACTTCTTCCGGCATATCGACCTGGACCACCACGACGGCCTGGCGGGCCGCTTGCGCGACTTCATTCGCGCGACGCGCAGCGTGATGTCGAGCAAGCCCGAGGTGGTGGGCCAGATCATGACGCGGCAGGTCCGCGTATCCAGCGAGGAGCGGCCGATGGTGGAACTGGTGCCGCTGTTCTCCGAAGGCGGCCACCACCACATCCCGATCATCGACGCCGAGCGACGGCTCACCGGGATGATCACGCAGTCCGATTTTGTGCGCGCACTCTACCGCGCGGTAGGACCCGAGACAGCGCCGGCTACTCCAGCGTCACGTTCGCCTTCTTGACCAGCGCCGCGTAGCGATCGGCCTCGCTGCGGAAATAGCGGGCGGCCTCCTCCGGCGTCGTCGGCCTGATGATGTTGCCCTGCTTGTCCATGGCTTCGCGCATCTCGGCCGTGCCGAAGGCGGCCACCACGGCATCGTGCACGCGCTTGATCTCCGCCGCCGGCAGCCTGGCCGGACCGATCACGGCGAACCAGCCCTCCACGCTGTAGTTGGGCAGCCCCTGCTCTGCAATGGTTGGGATCTCGGGCGCCGCCGGCGAGCGTGCCGGGCCGCACAGCCCAATGGCACGCAACGCACCGCTCCTGATGTGCTGCTGCGCCGCCGGCAAGGCCACGACCCCGATCTCGACCTGGCCCGCGATCATGTCGGTCACCATCGGGCCGGTGCCCTTGTAGGGGATGTGGCGCGCCTTCACGCCGGCCTCGTCCATGAACATCTCGCCGGCCAGGTGGATGATGGTGCCGTTGCCCGAGGACGCGTAGTTGTAGCCATCGGGCTTCGCCCTGAGCAGCGCCACCAATTCCTTCACGTTCTTCGCCGGCACCTTCGGATTCACCACCAGCACCAGCGGCGTCGCGCCCACCACGCTGATCGGCGTGATGTCGTTGATGGCGTCGAAGGGCATCTTCTTGTAGACGCTCGGGTTGATCACGTGGTTGTTCGACACCATGCCGAGCGTGAGCCCGTCCGGCGCCGCCTTGACCACGACCGATGTACCGGTGATGCCGCCCGCGCCCGGCAGGTTCTCGATCACCACCGGCTGTCCGAAGGCCTTGCCCAGGGCTGGCGCGGCGGCGCGCGCGATGGTGTCCACGCCCGAGCCGGCGCTGATCGGCAGGACGATGCGCACCGGCTTGTCTGAGCCGCCCTGCGCCAGGGCGGGCAGCGCGGCGGTAGCGAACATGCACGTGCCGAAGCCGAGCATCGTGCGGCGCGAGAGGATGGGGTTCATGTCGTGTCTCCTTGGTTCTGTCGAATGGTTCAGGGGCGGGTCGATCAGGCCGCAGCGCGCGCCGCGAGTTGCGACAGGACCTCGTCGGTGTGCTCGCCCACGCGCGCCAGCGCCTGCCGCACGCCGGGGCGGCGGCCGCCCATCAGCAGCGGCAACAGCACCACCTCGGTCATGCCGCCGTCGTCGGTCTCCATCGGCACGAGGCCGCCACTGGCCTTCAGGTGCGGGTCCTGCAGCAGTTGATCGGGTCGCACGATCGGGGCATAGGGAATGCCAGCCTCCTCGAGCCTGGGGGCGAGTTCGTCGACGCGATGGTGCGCCAGGATCTCGCCAAGCCGCTGCAGCAAGGCCGGGCGCACCGCCACGCGCAGCGCATTGGTCGCCAGCCCCGGGTCCGTCGCGAGTTCGGGTGCCTCGAGCACGCGGCACAGCGTGAGGAACTGCTTGTCGCTCACCGCGCCGATGAAGAGCTGCTCGCCCCCGGCGAGCGCGAAAACGTCGTAGACGCTCCAGGCGGATACGCGCGAAGGCATGGGCGGCGGCGGCTCCCCGGTCATTGCGAACTGCTGCATGTGCTGCGAGGACAGGAACACGCAGTTCTCGAACAGCGCGCTCTGCACTTCCTGACCGCGGCCAGTGCGCTCGCGCTCGCGCAGCGCCGCCAGCACGCCGATGGCGCCGAACATGCCGCCCATGATGTCGTTGACCGAGGTACCTGCGCGCAGCGGACGCCCTTGCGGGCCCGTCATGTACGAGAGGCCACCCATCATCTGCACCACCTCGTCGAGCGCGAGCCGCTTCTCGTACGGCCCCGGCAGGAAGCCCTTGTGCGAGACATAGATCAGCCGCGGGTACTTCTTCGAGAGGGTCTCGTAGTCGAGACCCAGCGAGCTCATCAGCCCCGGCCGGAAGTTCTCGAGCATCACATCGCACTCGCCGATCAGCTCGCTCGCCGTGGCTC
Protein-coding regions in this window:
- the rpoD gene encoding RNA polymerase sigma factor RpoD encodes the protein MPSSKKPAVSAASKPVAERPLKAAALPATKTGTAASKATAATKVKTVPTKSSPTAELKKTAAAAVAAAPATAARKVGRPPKAAGAAPAVGGAKRGRKPKAAAEAPASDVDLSDIEDELVGDEPAATEEKVKPLRMKISKAKERALMKEFGLDETVLSEEDLAKRRSRLKTLITLGKTRGYLTHGEISDHLPDKLVDAETMEVVVTMLNDMGVAVYEQTPDAETLLLNNTAPTATTVEEAEEEAEAALSTVDSEFGRTTDPVRMYMREMGTVELLTREGEIEIAKRIEGGLMAMMEAISASPATIAEILRLGQEIREGKVVISTIVDGFSNPNEADDYVAEEDFDEFDEEDDDDGKGGSKALTKKLEELKNEALTRFDRIASLFEKVHKIYDKEGYGTPAYQKAQHALSEELMTIRFTARTIEKLCDLVRTQVDDVRKKERELRRIIVDKCGFPQDEFIRDFSGYDKNGNRVPSNLLNLKWVEKQAASAKPWSAVLARNIPPVQELQQKLTDIQSRVVVPLAELKDINKRMNEGESSSRDAKKEMIEANLRLVISIAKKYTNRGLQFLDLIQEGNIGLMKAVDKFEYRRGYKFSTYATWWIRQAITRSIADQARTIRIPVHMIETINKMNRISRQHLQEFGFEPDAGILAAKMEIPEDKIRKIMKIAKEPISMETPIGDDDDSHLGDFIEDSSNTAPIEAAMQAGLRDVVKDILDSLTPREAKVLRMRFGIEMSTDHTLEEVGKQFDVTRERIRQIEAKALRKLKHPSRSDKLRSFIDTL
- a CDS encoding multidrug effflux MFS transporter, which produces MNPDANKLWHAPRWALAVLLAVLGMLGPFSIDTYIPAFAGIAQTIGATPAEMQQTLSAYLFGFAFMNLFHGALSDSFGRRPVVLWGLAVFTVASLGCALSQTIGQLVLFRALQGLSTGAGIVVSRAVIRDMFPPAEAQRVMSQVTIYFGVAPAIAPIIGGFLFVHLGWHSVFWFLVAVGVVLFAANWKLLPETLHHSQRQPFEVRHLMRGYWDLCSDPRFLLLALASGVPFNGMFLYVLAAPAFLGDHLALAPTQFFWFFLLTIGGIMSGAWASGRMAGKVAPKRQIRDGFLIMLLTSIVNVIANALFTPHAAWALWPLAVFAFGWALMVPVVTLLVLDLHPERRGMASSLQAVIGSTANGLVAGVIAPLVMHSTLALALTSIGMMGIGLVAWGWLHGRWPEIGRRVAGEAA
- a CDS encoding HPP family protein; translation: MEREALRTFARSWLPARTNVNTRERLRAVAGAGLGLLLTVLILQLAELGSGGQWLIAPLGASAVLVFALPASPLAQPWPVVAGNMFSALVGVACARWMPDAAWVGPAATALAIALMFALRCLHPPGGAVALLVALNHTTHFTFALHPVLIDSVLLVLAGVFYNSLTGRRYPHVQLAPRMPQADARFSSADVDAVLARYNQVLDISRDDLESLIRETELESYRRRLGTVRCADIMSHSPVVAEFGTPLQEAWALMQARRIKALPVIDRTRRVVGIVTQADFFRHIDLDHHDGLAGRLRDFIRATRSVMSSKPEVVGQIMTRQVRVSSEERPMVELVPLFSEGGHHHIPIIDAERRLTGMITQSDFVRALYRAVGPETAPATPASRSPS
- a CDS encoding Bug family tripartite tricarboxylate transporter substrate binding protein; this encodes MNPILSRRTMLGFGTCMFATAALPALAQGGSDKPVRIVLPISAGSGVDTIARAAAPALGKAFGQPVVIENLPGAGGITGTSVVVKAAPDGLTLGMVSNNHVINPSVYKKMPFDAINDITPISVVGATPLVLVVNPKVPAKNVKELVALLRAKPDGYNYASSGNGTIIHLAGEMFMDEAGVKARHIPYKGTGPMVTDMIAGQVEIGVVALPAAQQHIRSGALRAIGLCGPARSPAAPEIPTIAEQGLPNYSVEGWFAVIGPARLPAAEIKRVHDAVVAAFGTAEMREAMDKQGNIIRPTTPEEAARYFRSEADRYAALVKKANVTLE
- a CDS encoding CaiB/BaiF CoA transferase family protein gives rise to the protein MKNEADSLPLAGVRVVEFTHMVMGPTCGMILADLGAEVIKIEPPGGDKTRRLPGLGIGFFRSFNRNKKSVVLDITSDEGRATASELIGECDVMLENFRPGLMSSLGLDYETLSKKYPRLIYVSHKGFLPGPYEKRLALDEVVQMMGGLSYMTGPQGRPLRAGTSVNDIMGGMFGAIGVLAALRERERTGRGQEVQSALFENCVFLSSQHMQQFAMTGEPPPPMPSRVSAWSVYDVFALAGGEQLFIGAVSDKQFLTLCRVLEAPELATDPGLATNALRVAVRPALLQRLGEILAHHRVDELAPRLEEAGIPYAPIVRPDQLLQDPHLKASGGLVPMETDDGGMTEVVLLPLLMGGRRPGVRQALARVGEHTDEVLSQLAARAAA